One Syntrophorhabdaceae bacterium genomic window, AAGCTCGCTCTGCAGGGCTATCACCCTTGCCATCTCGAGCCGTTTCAGATACCCGTGGGGAAGGATGCTGGCAGGCTTGTAGGGCACGGCCGAATCCCGCTCAAACCCGATGTCTTCAAGGATGTCGAGGGCAAGAGTATCTTTCTCACCGTAGTGACCGCCCATCTTCTTTACCCGTGGAGAGAACAAGGGCACCACAAGGTTCTTGAAGGCAGGCAGACGGTAAAAGGGCTTGACCATCTGGAACGTCCTTCCGATGCCGAGGTTCGTGATCTTGGACGCCCGAAGACCCGCTATATCCCGCCCTTTGAACATTACCTTGCCGGAATCGGGTTTGAGAAATCCCGTGATCAGGTTCACCGTCGTGGTCTTTCCTGATCCGTTCGGTCCGATTATCCCGAGGAGCGTGCCCTGCTCAACCTCAAAGCTGACGTCGTCGACAGCTACTACTCCTCCGAATGTTTTCCTGAGGTTCTCAATCTTCAGATATTCCACCGGGGGCCTCCACCCATCTCTCGATTTGTTGATACTTTCTCGCTAAGTAAGGGAACAGACCTTCCGGCAGCGTAACGATGAAGGTGCCGAGAAGGGCTGCATAGATAACGACCCTGAACGAACCGAAGGCCCTCAGCGCCTCCGAAAGAGGACCGAGAATGATCGCTCCAAGCAGCGGTCCGACAAGGGTCCCCATTCCGCCTACCACGCTTGCGGCGATGGGAAATATCGACAGGTCCACGGCAAAGGCAGACATGCCGATGCTCATGTAGTAGTGGGTCATGAAGGCCCCGCTGAAGCAGCATATTCCGCTTCCTATGAAAATGGCCTGGACCTTGAACCACCGGATACTCAACCCGGACGCTTCTACCGCCCTGTCATTGTCTTTCAGGGCAACAAAGATGTGCCCGTAATCAGAATCGATGAGCCTCCGCAGGCCAAAAAATGTAAGCCACAGAGCAATCATGCTGAGCGCTATCGTGACAATGATGCCGGGAAAGGGGCTCAGGCCTGTAATACCCTCGGTGCCGCCGAAAATACCGGTAGTCTCCACAACACGCATGAGCATCAGCGGAATGATAAGTGTGACCACAGAGAAGTATATTCCTCTTAACCCGAGGGTAGGGTAGATGATGGCAGTGGAGATGATGGCGCCGATGAGAGTCCCCAGCGGGATGGAAAGGTAAATAGGTAGACCGAGATAGTGATTCACTGCCCCTGCACTGTACGCCCCCAGTGCGAAAAAAAGCGCCTGGCCAAGGGAAGTAAGCCCGCAGGACGCCATGAAGTCCCAGCTCAGGGCCATCATCCCCATGACGAAGGTTATGACCATCACCTTTCTCCAGTACGGGGGCACGAGGAATGCCAGCAGGAGTAAGCCTGCCACAGGCAGCATCCGCGGTATAACAAGGTATGCGATCTCCCGTATCGAGGAGAGGCAGAAGATATCATCCGTGACTGCCTTGATGGGTCTGTCGATTCTTTCTTTTCTGCGCTCTGTGCTCATACCCGCTCCTCAATCTCTTTCGATTTGCCGAATATGCCCGAAGGCCTGATCAGGAGAATCCCAAGCATGCATGCCAGAGGAACAACGGACGTGAGCGACGAGGAGATGTACATGGATGTAAGCACCTCGATGTAGCCGATGATGAAGGCTGCCACAAGCACCCCGAGCGTGCTTTCGAGCCCGCCGATAATACAGACAGCCAGCGCCTTTATGAGTATGTCATACCCCTCGTCCACCGAGATAACGCCGAGTGGTAAGATGAGAACTGCGGAAAGGGCACACATGATCGAACCCATGGCTAAGCTCAGCATGGAGACCTGGTCGGGATTAATGCCGACCGATAAGGCAGTATGCTCCTGCTGGGCCACGCCCCTGAACGCGAGCCCCATTTTTGTGTGGTGAACAAAAACATGGAGGATCAAGAGAAGGATGGCGCCGGCGCAGACGATGATAATCCTCTGTATGCCAACGCCGACACCAAAGATCTCGACAGAGCCGTCTATGAACACGGGGTTTCTGAATTCATAACCAAACACCCCGAGTCCCCTCAGAAGCTCAAGGATTACAATCCCAAGTGAAAGCGTTGCGATGACCTCGGAAAGCTCGAGGCCCCTCAGGCGAACAAGGATAACCTTGTACATGAGGGCCCCGAGCGCTCCGATGATAATTATTGAAAGGCCTGCCGAGAGGAAGTAGGGCATGCCCAGCTTAATAAGGCCGTACCACGTGAAAATTCCTCCCAGTATATAAAACCCGCCGTGGGAAAAATTGGCGACCCTGCTGATACCGAATGTTATGCTGAACCCCAGTGCAACCATCACCAGGATCACGCTGTTGATAAACCCGTAGACGAGTACGCTTAGAAACACGTTCTCCTCCTATTTCATCGATGCAGGTTTCTCGATCACTCCCTCTGCAATGCTGTCAGGATATATGGGGACTCTCTTTCCGCCT contains:
- a CDS encoding branched-chain amino acid ABC transporter permease, producing the protein MFLSVLVYGFINSVILVMVALGFSITFGISRVANFSHGGFYILGGIFTWYGLIKLGMPYFLSAGLSIIIIGALGALMYKVILVRLRGLELSEVIATLSLGIVILELLRGLGVFGYEFRNPVFIDGSVEIFGVGVGIQRIIIVCAGAILLLILHVFVHHTKMGLAFRGVAQQEHTALSVGINPDQVSMLSLAMGSIMCALSAVLILPLGVISVDEGYDILIKALAVCIIGGLESTLGVLVAAFIIGYIEVLTSMYISSSLTSVVPLACMLGILLIRPSGIFGKSKEIEERV
- a CDS encoding ABC transporter ATP-binding protein — encoded protein: MEYLKIENLRKTFGGVVAVDDVSFEVEQGTLLGIIGPNGSGKTTTVNLITGFLKPDSGKVMFKGRDIAGLRASKITNLGIGRTFQMVKPFYRLPAFKNLVVPLFSPRVKKMGGHYGEKDTLALDILEDIGFERDSAVPYKPASILPHGYLKRLEMARVIALQSELIVFDELYSGLTLAEVATISPMIEKLIEAGKTIIMVEHRLKELFKIAHKVMVLDQGKKIAEGSPKEIMKQPSVKKAYLGVEL
- a CDS encoding branched-chain amino acid ABC transporter permease, with translation MSTERRKERIDRPIKAVTDDIFCLSSIREIAYLVIPRMLPVAGLLLLAFLVPPYWRKVMVITFVMGMMALSWDFMASCGLTSLGQALFFALGAYSAGAVNHYLGLPIYLSIPLGTLIGAIISTAIIYPTLGLRGIYFSVVTLIIPLMLMRVVETTGIFGGTEGITGLSPFPGIIVTIALSMIALWLTFFGLRRLIDSDYGHIFVALKDNDRAVEASGLSIRWFKVQAIFIGSGICCFSGAFMTHYYMSIGMSAFAVDLSIFPIAASVVGGMGTLVGPLLGAIILGPLSEALRAFGSFRVVIYAALLGTFIVTLPEGLFPYLARKYQQIERWVEAPGGISED